Sequence from the Psilocybe cubensis strain MGC-MH-2018 chromosome 10, whole genome shotgun sequence genome:
AAGAATAATTAATTGTATAGTAGTAAAGTACAGAAGGCGATTATAAAGAGAAGGATGCTCTTTTTGAGCAAGCGTGGACAAGTGCTTTACTTGGAATAGACGCCGGCTACATATGCGACCAAATCGCAGACGCGACGGGAGTAGCCCCATTCGTTGTCGTACCAGGAAAGAAGCTTCACGAAGTGTGGGTTGAGTACAAGACAGCCTTGAGCATCAAAGATTGAAGAGTAGTTGCTGCCAACGATGTCGGTAGACACGAGTGCCTCATCCGTAAATCCCATGATGCCTTTGTACTCCTTGCTTTCAGAAGCCTTTTTGAACACTTCAATAATCTTTTCAGCAGAAACTTCTTTTTCGGTTCggacaacaaggtcgacaactgAAGCATCGAGTGTCGGTACACGGAAGGCCATTCCACTAATAGATTTTAGATCCAGGTTCAGCGACATGACTGGTCAACACTCACGTTAATTTGCCTTGCAAGTCAGGAATAACCTTTCCAACGGCTTTTGCAGCGCCAGTGGATGATGGGATAATATTGTTGCCTACACTTCGGCCTCCACGCCAGTCTTTGTGGGACGGGCCGTCGACGGTTTTCTGAGTAGCTGTCGTGGCGTGGACAGTGGTCATCAAGCCCTCAATGATATTGAAATTGTCATGCATGATTTTGGCGAGGGGAGCGAGGCAGTTTGTAGTGCATGAAGCGTTAGATATCTACACAATTGGAAATGTGAGATATTCTTGAAAACATAAGAGCGATTCAAACGCACAACTTCAGCTTTGCCATCGTATTTCTCGTGGTTTACGCCAACGACATACATTGGGGCATCACTAGATGGTGCAGTGATAATAACTTTCTTCGCGCCACCTTTGATATGAGCCTGAGCCCTAAAAGGACGTTAGCATATAATACAGGGTCCGCCTGAACCTTGCTTACTTTTCTGTCGTGGTGAACACACCAGTGGACTCGACAATGAATTCCGCTCCAACGGAACCCCATTTGAT
This genomic interval carries:
- a CDS encoding Glyceraldehyde-3-phosphate dehydrogenase → MGAKVGINGYVHSLLLCQDRYSKSPSSFVSCIRFGRIGRIVLRNALELGNLDVVAINDPFIALDYMVYMFKYDSVHGRFKGTVEAKDGKLHIDGKAIHVFNEKDPAAIKWGSVGAEFIVESTGVFTTTEKAQAHIKGGAKKVIITAPSSDAPMYVVGVNHEKYDGKAEVISNASCTTNCLAPLAKIMHDNFNIIEGLMTTVHATTATQKTVDGPSHKDWRGGRSVGNNIIPSSTGAAKAVGKVIPDLQGKLTGMAFRVPTLDASVVDLVVRTEKEVSAEKIIEVFKKASESKEYKGIMGFTDEALVSTDIVGSNYSSIFDAQGCLVLNPHFVKLLSWYDNEWGYSRRVCDLVAYVAGVYSK